The stretch of DNA CTCTGTATTAAACACAGCTGGAGAAGTAATTACATCAAGGTAGAAAAAGGGGTTAAAGATTCCAAAGAATTGagtgtttgaaaaaaaaaaacagaggGCTGAGGTAAAAAGTTGatggttttaaaaaaaataaattaaatgatGATAGAGTTTGGAGCTTTATGTGAATGGAAATGGTGTTGTGTTTTTATCAAACACGAGTAGTTTACagcttatgtgaatttgaaagaGAGAGAGAATTTTTGTCTGTATTTATATCCTTTTCAGCCATATCTTTCGTTAGAGCAGTTTTGGCTGTACCTTAATTTGTAAGTTTTTAAGCGTGAAGTGTGTGTTTGAGCCTTCTGTTATAAGGGGCACAAAGTATAGAAACAACAAAAGGGGGCACCTAGGAATCTTCTGGCTCAATCAAGATCGTTCATTTAATCTTGTCTGAGATcactagaaaaagaaaaaaaaaagagataaagATAAAGTCTTTGTTTCAGAGAATCTTAGTTCTCTGTGttgatatatataataaaagctgTTTGCAGGGAATATATCTACTTGGGGgtgtttttatttcttaaaagggtgtttgaaaatttggaaatcttgattttttttttggtttgggattttgaggtttGAGGGCAATGGCTATGGTTGCACAGCAGCACAGGGAGAGTAGTAGTGGTAGTATTACAAAACATCTTGACAGTAGTGGAAAGTATGTCCGGTATACAGCTGAGCAAGTTGAGGCATTGGAGAGGGTTTATGCTGAGTGCCCTAAGCCTAGCTCCTTGCGCCGCCAACAATTGATCCGTGAATGCCCTATTCTGTCGAATATCGAGCCTAAGCAGATCAAAGTTTGGTTTCAAAACAGAAGGTACACTGCCCATTGTTCAATTTGGATTACTCCAATTTGGTTTCTTTTTTGTTCTTAAATGCATATATTTAGGTGTGTACTGCACTTGTGATCTTGGGCTCTAGTTTGTTTGGTACTGCTCAAATCTTGGATTAGTTAGATCAGTGATGGATGAAGTGGAATATATCACTGTCCTTCTAGTTTCCTAGGCTTGTCGATTGGGTTGTATGAGTTAACCGTGGGGCATTAAGTGAATCATGAATTGCATATGTAGTTTGATTTCTGTCTGTTGGGTAGTTGAGCTTAGATTTTGGAATAGAGGGTGAATATTGTATCATTTCAGGTGTCGAGAGAAGCAAAGGAAAGAGTCTTCTCGACTACAGACTGTAAATAGAAAGCTGTCTGCAATGAATAAACTATTGATGGAGGAGAATGATCGCTTGCAAAAACAGGTTTCGCAGCTTGTGTGTGAAAATGGCTTTATGCGGCAACAGTTGCATACTGTAAGTTAACATAATTTTTCCTTTATTATTTATGGTAAAAAACCTTTTTTTTCACTTAACGTATCTTGTCTTTTGTTTCTGATAAGCACTATGGATTTTAAGATTCCTGATATTCCACAGCTTATGGTAACATATTTTAAACAGTGtaaattgtctttattttgatgACAGGTTTTAGGTCATTCTTATAGTTACGAAATGCATGACTAAATTTTGAATTCATCGTGTTTTTGCTTTCTATATTCTTCTACCCGCCCTTCTTGTTTTGCTGTGATATTGAACCAATGGACAAGAAACGGATGGCAGATATCTCCGGTGATCTTTTGTTCTGTAGGAATTAATTAGACTGTATTTGTGTTTTCTGCAGGCATCAGCGGCCACTACTGATGTAAGTTGTGAGTCTGTGGTAACTACCCCTCAGCATTCCCTCAGAGATGCTAACAACCCTGCTGGGTAATTAATTTCAAACTCCTATTTCTCCCACCCCTTCTGTCTATGGTGTTTAtacatatttatgttatttattaAATGGCATAGACCACATTTTGAGGGGCTAATTTGTTTATCTCTAAGTCAAGTTTGTTCTCTCCGCAGACTGCTGTCGATTGCAGAGGAAACCTTAGCAGAGTTCCTTTCCAAGGCTACAGGAACTGCTGTTGATTGGGTCCCGATGCCTGGGATGAAGGTTTGAACTTTAGTCAATccttttttgtttaaaaaaaaaattcagtatTGCCACGTGCCTCTTTGACTGGATAGCTAAAAAACTAAATTTTCATTCTATTGTCAGCCTGGTCCGGATTCAGTTGGGATTTTTGCCATCTCACACAGTTGTAGTGGAGTGGCAGCCCGAGCATGTGGTCTTGTTAGTTTAGAGCCGACAAAGGTAAGCAGTCTTGtggaaaattaatttaaatgtAGTGCTGCTGCTCTATTACTAGTTTTGGTCCCTTGATGAGTGTACTAGATTATGCCAGTTTCTTCTAAGTACATATATTTTTGTCTAATATTTACAGATTGCTGAGATCCTCAAAGATCGATCTTCTTGGTTCCGAGATTGCCGGAACGTTGAAGTTTTCACAATGTTTTCTGCAGGAAATGGAACAATTGAACTTTTGTACACGCAGGTAATTAATTACTTTCTCATCAATCTTCACGTAGGCTTCTGATTGGAGAAGCTACAGCATTGAGGGGATTGTTGAAATCATTTTTTTTCCAGATATATGCTCCTACCACCTTGGCTCCTGCACGTGATTTTTGGACTCTGAGATACACAACCACCCTGGAGAATGGTAGCTTTGTGGTAAGCACATCCTTCACATTAGTGTGTCTTAGGATTAGCAATCTGGCCACTTTTGTACTTAGTTATGAATATTTTGCTGATAGTTTGTTGTATGTGCCCATCAATTCCTCCTCCCCGTAAGGTTTGTGAAAGATCCCTCTCTGGTACTGGAGCTGGGCCGAATGCTGCTTCTGCTTCCCAGTTTGTAAGAGCTCAAATGCTTCCGTCTGGATATCTAATCCGACCGTGTGACGGTGGAGGATCCATTATACATATTGTTGACCACCTGAATCTTGAGGTCAGATTACACGCTGTACTACCACTTCTCTTTCTTATTAGCTTGTTCTGTCTTGCAGCTGGACTTCACTGCATAATATTGTTTTTCAGGCATGGAGTGCCCCTGAGATTTTGCGTCCACTTTATGAATCGTCAAAAGTTGTGGCACAGAAAATGACTATTGCGGTGAGTTGAACCCTTGGTTTTTATTAACTACTGGATGTTTAACAACCTTTTTGGTCTTCACAACTAGATCTCAATTTTTGTTCAGCTCTGAAGTAGATAGGATTGTACTTTCTGGACGAGCAGTTAGATATAGCCTGATATTTTTGTTTATTCTGTTAGAAGTTCCCAGCTTTAAAAATATAGAACACCTGACAAATCCTTAGTCTCTTAATGCACGTTATCGAGGATTTCTTCGTTATTCGAGTTTTCAAAGGTTCATTATTGTTTTCCTCATTGTGTTGCCATAAAAGTCTGCATGTGAAACATATAAGTAATGAAGAACCTTATGCTGTGAAGCACAGCATACTGTTAACTGCATTCGATGTTGCTTAATTCCAGAAGTTGCTCTGAGAATACTTACAgcctttttttatattttaagtaCTTGAGCAATTACCGTTACTTACCACAACAGCAAAAGAAATACTAATTATGGTTTGTTTTTGCTGTAAAGGCACTGCGATATGCAAGGCAAATAGCTCAGGAGACTAGTGGGGAGGTTGTATATGGTCTGGGAAGGCAACCTGCAGTTCTTCGAACATTTAGCCAGAGATTAAGCAGGTGCTGGTTATTGCTCTGATTGTTCTGTGCTTCGAGATATGATATGCCATAAAAGTAGACATACGAATCCTGAAGCGCAAGTATCATAATTAGGCTATTTTCTATATTGCAGAGGCTTCAATGATGCCATCAATGGATTCAGTGATGATGGCTGGTCATTGTTAAGTTCTGATGGTGGTGAAGATGTTATAGTTGCTGTCAATTCAAGGAAGAACATTGCCACCACTTCCGTTCCTCTTTCACCACTTGGAGGCATCCTTTGTGCCAAAGCATCAATGCTACTCCAGGTCAACAGATTAAGCTTTCTTGAACTAACTACAGATTTTCATTGGCCAACTACCTTTGCCTTGTTAATTCACTGAATAGGTCAAGTAATTCTAAAGACAAGTTTTGCAGTGCTCTTGTTGCCTTGTTAGTTCATAGCAAACAGAGTTGCAGCTGTTCAAAGTAGGATCATATATTGTGATACCTATTCAGTATCTGTATTAGATCTAGTATCACAAGACAAGTTTTCTTTACTGCTCTTGTTTCTTAGAAATTGGCTCTATACTCTTACTAAAAAAGAGCGATAATGGTAGATTTTGAAGTCGAGGAAAAATTAAAATCGTTCCGGATTGTTGCAGATTTTTATTATGCTTTCAATTTCTAATTCTAGGAAAGAATCAGGATTCCTGGAATATTAGAGAATATTACTCAGTGTTTTATAAAGCTATTTGTTTAATGCTCTGAGTAGGGCATCTTGCTATTAATTGGAAGAATGAGAATTGACTTTTAACTCTTTTGTTCGGTGGCAGAATGTTCCTCCTGCGGTACTGGTTCGATTTCTCAGGGAGCACCGTTCAGAGTGGGCGGACTTTAATGTTGATGCCTATGTAGCTTCCTCAATGAAATCTTGTTCATATGCATATCCTGGGGTGAGGCCTACCAGATTTACCGGAAGCCAGATAATAATGCCACTGGGCCACACAATAGAACATGAAGAGGTAAGCGGTTTGCAATTGCCCCAGTTCTCACTTATGTGTTATGGGGAATGCCTCGACATACATGAGCAAGAATTTGAGACTTGAGACTTCCTCTCACTTTATTTTGGTTTGCAGATGCTTGAAGTTATTAGATTGGAAGGGCACTCTACTGGCCAGGAAGATGCTTTTATGCCGAGAGATATTCACCTTCTCCAGGTACTTTTGCTTATGCATTGATGTTTCGGTGTGTTGTATGTACATACATTGTTGAAGGATAATGCTAACAAACAGTTATTTCTAGATGTGTAGTGGAACCGATGAGAATGCTGTCGGAGCTTGTTCTGAACTAGTTTTTGCTGCAATTGATGAGATGTTTCCAGATGATGCACCCCTGTTGCCCTCCGGGTTTCGTATCATTCCTCTCGAGTCAAAATCAGTTGAGTAAAATATTTTGATTTTCAACTTCAAGCATTGAATTTGGCAAATCTATTGTTTAcatggattttttttttcttttcattttgctCGATTTTGGAGCATAACCGGTGATTCTATTTTCAGAGCGATCCCCAGGATACATCGAATGCTCATAGAACACTGGATCTGGCATCAAGTCTTGAAGTTGGCCCAGCAACAAACCCTGCTACTGGAGATGTGGTCTCTGGCTACAGTGCACGATCTGTATTGACAATTGCTTTTCAATTTCCATTCGAGGACAATCTTCAGGATAATGTAGCTACCATGGCGCGCCAGTATGTTCGCAGTGTGGTTTCATCTGTCCAACGGGTTGCCATGGCAATATCTCCCGCAGGAGTGAATTCAACATTCGGGTCCAAGCTTTCTCCAGGCTCCCCTGAAGCTGTAACTTTGTCGCACTGGATCTGCCAGAGCTACAGGTAAAATGATTTCTCAACTATGGTGAAACCTTATTCTCTGCATTTCAGCTCAATATGGGGTTTATTGCTTTACATGTTCATACTGTCGTGCTTACAAGTCGATTCATTGCAAATCTCATTTACCACCAAGAGCGGAAGCAGTGTCGAGTGTGCATGTTGATCTTCAATTATTTTTTGAGAATTTTTCCTTTCTCAACATATTGAGAAAAATCAGATGGTCTTAGAAGTACTTTTCTGATTGTTAACATACCGTTTTCTTCTTTTGCATATAATATCCAGTTATCACATGGGGACAGAGTTGCTTCAAGCTGATTCGAGGGGCGATGAATCAGTGCTAAAGAATCTTTGGCAACATCAGGATGCTATTTTGTGCTGCTCATTGAAGGTATGAATTCTCTTATGAACTCATGTAAACAGCATATTACGGTTTGTTAGTAAAAAAATTGTAGGTTGTGTTGCGGTGAAACATGAACATATGCATAAAGAAAAATGTATTAACCTAGTAGTGTCATGACCCTAATTAATATTAGAATATGAAGGAGCTGGACAATGATATTAAGAAATAAGCTCGActtaaattatatttgtgatggtgATTTTTTATGGTGAAAATGTCATATCATGGGTGCATATTTGAACTACTTGTGATTGGCATTTTGATTGTCCTCATTTTGGTCCCTAGCATGCTTTTGACATGTCAACATGCATTGCTTTTGACCTATTCATCCGCCTTCTAGTCTTTTATCTTGTTAAATGAATGGCGTTAGTAAGTTGAATTTCTTTCTCTGCTGTTGCAGTCGCTGCCGGTTTTCATTTTTGCTAATAAGGCTGGGCTTGATATGCTGGAGACAACATTAGTTGCTTTGCAAGACATTACTCTAGATAGGATATTTGACGAATCTGGCCGGAAAGTGTTGTTCGCTGAATTTCCCAAGATCATGGATCAGGTATTTACAGCCGACTCTTAGTCTTTGCAGAACCGAGAAACCAAAGTTGAGGTCTTAACTCTTACTTTCTTCGATTCTGTTGATTCTTGATCATAGGGTTTCGCGTACCTGCCGGGTGGTATTTGCATGTCTGCAATGGGACGACATATTTCATATGAACAAGCTATTGCATGGAAAGTCTTTGCTTCTGAAGAAACTAGTGTCCACTGCTTAGCCTTCTCATTTATTAACTGGTCATTTGTTTAATGTTGCTGTCAAATCtcctctttttttcctttttgttttttgacATCTTCCTCACAGAGGACACTGACAGACAGGAACACAGTTGAACGGAAAGATCTTGGGACCGATGAAAATTTTTGTAACTTGTGGGGCTCCTGTCTGTTTTGCCTTAATTTAATTAGACTAAATTTGTATTTTGCTTCCCGGATTCTTCATACTCTTGTGTAAATTTACTAGTGCAGCTTTTTTGAGTGCAGATGTTTGTTTCCAAATATTCGTTCACTGAATCATTTCAATTTAGCTCTAGTATTTGCAGTGAGAATCAAAAGTTTGTGATACTTTTTTGGTATATCAGCAGAGAAAACTTCTTTCAGCAACTTATCAATTTGATTGGCAATCCTATACGACTAAATAGACTCGATAAAGGCTGGTTGTGTGAATGTAagataataaattatatatactacaGCAAGAGTTAAGGATGAAGTACAAAATAATGACAGCCTCTTCGATTGTTATTTTGAAACAAGTTTTAGGTGAAATATGTGTGCTTTTGGACTTGAATCTAAATGTTACGTTTGAATAACGTCGGAACAAACTCCAAATGTGCTAGGAAGAGTGCCCACGTGATGTCAGATTCAAGAGTGCCTACTATAGTTTTTGCACAATCCTGCACATATAATAGCAGCAAGCATATCACAACACAAGTTTGCGCATTGACCTGCTTTACACAATTTGTATTTACACACTGCAGCAGCAATTGTATGTTTCTTGGACATTGATCATCTAGACAAACATTTGCAATATCAGAACAAAAAGCAGTTCTTTCCAAAAATGTTCGGACATTGTTTGAGTATTTCCTTGAGAACCATTCTTCTTCCTCTTCACCGGGATGCAAGTGACCAAAAATTTATGAGAAATGATGGCATAGCACAGAACCAGCTAAGAAAAGCCATGGCAGTAGCTGTCTCAAACTCTATGCAGTGATTCTGAGAGCAGACACCAAGGTCATTGCCAATCAGTACAGTAATGCCAGCAGAAGCACAGGCTGCAGCAAACGTGAGGGTAGAAGTGACCTGCAAGAAAGCTGATATTTTTACAAGGAGATGAATGGAAAGGAGTCGTGAAGCTATTCAGATGCTTCAGGATGAGCTTATATACACCTTGCGTTAAATGCACAAAGTTGAATGTGGCGCACACATATTCCGAAAAAGTTTATAATAATGGAGTAAAAGGAAGAGACAAAATCAAGAAGTGCAAAATGGAGATAGGTACATGGGATTTGCTGTTATAATAAACACCAACTCTGGTTATCAAGAAATAATAAACTCTTAACTCCAGATTATGAGATATTTAAAAGATGATAGAGCTTTTTTAACTTTGCTACAAGGTAATTTCCACATCAAATTATAAGGGTTGTGGAGACCAGGTTAAAAACACCAATTTCATGTCTGACCTCACAGACCTTGAGGGATCAGCGATGGATCAGAAATGCCCAAGAATACATCAAAAAGTAGCAAAATCTCCTACAAAATGAACAGAATGAGGATGAAAGTTCCCGGGTAACCGAGCTAAAAGGGCTCAAAAAACTGTTTCAGTTATTGCACTGAAGTTGTCCAAGCTGTGATTAAGTCTTACATAAGCTGTGTCACTCTCTTTAGGGACAAGTGATTTACTTCTGGATCCCTAGCCATTTCTATCATAACTCTTTCATGCAAGAGTTTATCActctattcataaataattttgcAGTCAATTTTATTCCGAATAGAAACATAGCGAGACTATATTTACATTAGCCAATTTAAAGTCCCAAATGAGCCATGACATATATCAATAAGCATATTAAACTTGGAGAGAGAACGAAAGAGGGCCTGCTGCCAAAGTTTACTTGCAAAGAGGAAATTTTAGAGGAAAAGTCATATTTACTAATTCTCTAATACCATTTAAATTCACTTTTAAACAATTACCATGAGTAGCCCAAATCATTGATTACGTTTAACTGCGCATCTTCCATATCTTTTTGAGCTCCTTAATTGGCTATTGCCTATTGAAAAATTCATATACCACAAGTATACGACCAACTTTACTGTTGCAGTTAAATACTTGCTTATGCAGCTCTCCAGGATATGCATCCTAGATTCTAATTTATCTATATCTCCCAAATGGAAAGGCAACCAAGAGAATGTGACCATCTTAAACGTAAAGGGTAACTAATTTTAATATTTCCTTGCTGAGTTTACAGTAAAAAAGTTAGGCAACTGAActtctctatttttcttttctgtaaaTACTCTATGGATAGACCATCTTACTCCCTTCTTCCACTATCCTTTTTAGTGCACCCCCAAAAGATTGAAACATTTCTATTTACAAAAACTACCTCCCAACACTATCCTTTTCCTTAATTAATGCTCATTTCTGCCAAGAGTGAGCCATCAGCATTCATGATGAAGTATATCATGATAGAAAGACAATGCTGGCAACTTGCATTTGTTTTACTTATGCGTCTATACACAGGGGCGGATGTAGTTCATTACcgacgggttcaattgaacccataacttttgacgCAGAGTAaaaatcataactttaaaaatataataggttcaatgctaaaaactttaaaagttgaacccataggatttaaatcctggatccgcctctgtctATACATTACAAAAATTCACTTTCCAATAAAACTACCTCATAATATGGAAGTGACCGAGTACTAAAGGTCATAAGTTTATATGAATTCAAGTTCATGAAATACTCTTAACAGCTAGCCAAGTTAGCAAAGGCTATGCCCTACTTCTTGAGTTGTCACCCACGTTTTATGAGTTTCTCATAGTTGCATCATCACAGTGCCTAGAGGGGATATGTACCAACTTAATCTTACCAAttagtctaaagaaaataatttgACATGTATTTGTGCAAGACGTTGAAGCAAGCTGATAGAGGTTGTATAATGGCACAAAAACCAATGAAGGCCATTAATTTTTTAATCCAATATATATTTTTAGAATCCCTAAAAAAAATGCTTGGAATGGCATTTCTTAAAGTATTTAGTAAGCATACAATGAGGTTTCTAAGAAATTAATCATCTCTCTCATGGCATTATATATTACACAACCTTCCCTAAAATTTTGATACCTATACGAGACCCTCTGAATGGGTCAAAAACTGAATAACTCGAGAAACAACAAAGAAATAGGTAGTACTTTTTCTTATCGTACcttataaaaaagaaataattaattttcaaactttatgCCATAAAGGATGCCCTATCCATCACTGGTTTACTCATGAGACCAAGCAAGTGGAATAATCCAAAGAAAGAGGGGTGAGGGAGACTCCTAATTTTTTGCTCCATTTAGATTTGTAAATGCATTTTAATTCCCTCATCCTAATTGTTTGCTTCATTACGATATAGTTAATAAACGCATTTTAATAAAATTAGTAGAAATGCATATTTCCAGGTGATTGTTTTGTA from Nicotiana tomentosiformis chromosome 11, ASM39032v3, whole genome shotgun sequence encodes:
- the LOC104115342 gene encoding homeobox-leucine zipper protein REVOLUTA → MAMVAQQHRESSSGSITKHLDSSGKYVRYTAEQVEALERVYAECPKPSSLRRQQLIRECPILSNIEPKQIKVWFQNRRCREKQRKESSRLQTVNRKLSAMNKLLMEENDRLQKQVSQLVCENGFMRQQLHTASAATTDVSCESVVTTPQHSLRDANNPAGLLSIAEETLAEFLSKATGTAVDWVPMPGMKPGPDSVGIFAISHSCSGVAARACGLVSLEPTKIAEILKDRSSWFRDCRNVEVFTMFSAGNGTIELLYTQIYAPTTLAPARDFWTLRYTTTLENGSFVVCERSLSGTGAGPNAASASQFVRAQMLPSGYLIRPCDGGGSIIHIVDHLNLEAWSAPEILRPLYESSKVVAQKMTIAALRYARQIAQETSGEVVYGLGRQPAVLRTFSQRLSRGFNDAINGFSDDGWSLLSSDGGEDVIVAVNSRKNIATTSVPLSPLGGILCAKASMLLQNVPPAVLVRFLREHRSEWADFNVDAYVASSMKSCSYAYPGVRPTRFTGSQIIMPLGHTIEHEEMLEVIRLEGHSTGQEDAFMPRDIHLLQMCSGTDENAVGACSELVFAAIDEMFPDDAPLLPSGFRIIPLESKSSDPQDTSNAHRTLDLASSLEVGPATNPATGDVVSGYSARSVLTIAFQFPFEDNLQDNVATMARQYVRSVVSSVQRVAMAISPAGVNSTFGSKLSPGSPEAVTLSHWICQSYSYHMGTELLQADSRGDESVLKNLWQHQDAILCCSLKSLPVFIFANKAGLDMLETTLVALQDITLDRIFDESGRKVLFAEFPKIMDQGFAYLPGGICMSAMGRHISYEQAIAWKVFASEETSVHCLAFSFINWSFV